CGTCAGCGCGCGGGGGGAGACACAAGGAGAAGGATCACAGTGAGTCAACGGATGGAACGCTCAAGTCCGATAGAGGTTATCCCGTATGCCCTCTGGATCTGTTCAACGGGTGGTGCCGGCCACGTCTCTTCGATCGTTGTCACCTGGGTGACCCAACTTTCATTTTCTCCGCAGCTTATTGGAATGTCCCTGGAGACGGGGAGCGAGTTCCTCGGCCAGGTGCGGAACAATGGATCGTTCACGCTGGCGATGCTCCCGCGCGAGGGGGGGAAGGATATAGCCAAACGCATCATGAAGGCTGGAGCTATGCCGCTTCCCCCGGCATTCGCAGAGTTGTTCCGGACCGATAGTTCCTGGTATGGGGCACCCCACGGAGCCCTCGGAGCACTGCGGTGCACGGTCAGCGCGCTTACCCCGACAGGGGACCACACGCTCGTCACCGGAACGGTGCTCGGCGAGGAGCGGTGGATCGAGGGGAATCCGCTCCATCTGAGCGACACGGGCTGGCGTTATACGAAACCGGGGGCCGAGGCGCCTCCGACACCATCACAGGACTGACAGGACGGTCATGGCCGCATACGATGCCTCGAGGGATTTGTAGGATCATTGAGCGATACAGAGCGGGCTTCACTGCGTGAAGAACTGCGGTCGCTGCGTGCGGAACTCCTTGCGGCACGAAGCGAGGATGCCCGCGTGCGGCTGGTCCATGAGTTCATCCGCGGGGCGAAAGAGTCGTACGCCGGGGTGAAGAAGGGGTAGGCACAGAACACCATAGGGCGGCCTTTCGAGCCGCCCTATGGTGAACTTCCGTTGGACCTCAGTTGCGTTTTTGCATCACGGCCTTGAGCTGGACCACCTTGCCGTCACGGTTCACTTCCAACATCACTTCGTCTCCCGCCTTCAGTTCGCCCAGCATCCCCATGTAATCGTAGATGTTCATGATCTTCTTGCCGCCCATCGCGATCAGGATATCTCCCGCTTTCAGTCCGGCTTTCTCACCCGCGCCGTTCGGACGCACACCGCTCACCTTCATGCCCGTGCTGCTCTCTCCCACATCGGGCACGATACCGAGCGTCACGGTGAAGCTCCGGCTGTCGCCACTTCCACTGCCACGGCCTGCTGCCGCGATCTGGACACGCACAAAGGGGGGCGGGCCGACATCGTATCGAGATCGCTCACGATCGCGTTCACAAGCTTCGTGATCTTCTCGTGGCCGGCAAAATTGATCTTTTCGGCATCATCCGAAGGCTTATGATAATCGTCATGGGTGCCGGTGAAGAAGAACAGCACCGGAACATCCTTGCCGTAAAAGCTCGCATGGTCACTGGGGCCGAACCCGTCAGGGTTCATCGTGATCGAGAACGTAGTGTCGGCGCTATGGCGGGTGATCAAGCCAGGCCAAATGGTCGAGGTTCCCGTCCCCCCGATCGACAGCGCCTTGTTCTGCAGCCGACCGACCATATCCATGTTCAGCATGGCGATCGTCTGTGCGAGCGGGAAGAACGGCATCGAGACATACGCCTGCGAGCCGAGGGTCCCGAGCTCTTCGCCCGAGAAGAAGGCGAACACATACGAGCGGCGCACGGTGGCTGCTTGCGACCCGATCGCCTGTGCAAGTTCGAGCAGGGAAGCGGTGCCCGACGCGTTGTCGTCGGCCCCGTTATGGATCGCCAGGGTGTCCGGAACCATGGAACCCGACCCGGGCCCGCCCATGCCCAGGTGATCCATGTGGGCGCCCAGCACGATGACCTCATCCTTCAGGAGCGGATCGTTGCCTTCGATATACGCGACGATGTTCGACGTCTGGCTGCTCACACGGTTCACGCTGATATCGAACGAAGCGCTGCAGTCCTTCAACTCGAAGCTTTTTGGCTGCAGCTGTGCGCGCATGGTGTCCTGCAGGACCTTCAGGGGCCAGCCTGCCGCGCGAAAGTACGGCTCGAGGAGGTCGCGCTTCATCGAAACGGCAACGATCCCGGATGATCCTGCGCCCTGGTCGAGCGCCAGCTTGTAGAGCCCATCCTCGCCCTCGTCCGCGGGGCCATTGATCAGGATCATGGCCACCGCACCTTTATCGCGCGCAACACGCGCCTTGTTCCGTAATCCTGTGTGACGCTGGAACTCGCTCCGCGGCGAGGCTCCGTCCGGCCCGTAGCGGAACATGACCACGACCTTTCCCTTCACATCGATCCCCGCAAAATCGTCATACTGTTTCTCGGGAGCGGCGACGCCGTATCCGACGAACACCAGGGGGCCCTCCACCGCGGCCGACCCGGAGAATCCGAAGGGCCGGAAGTCCACGTCCACCTTCAACGAGCGATCGCCCGCAGGCCCTTCGAGTTCAGCGGTATTCTTGTCGCCAAGTTTCACCGCGGACACGAATTCGAACGGCTGGAAATAGGTGTTGTTGATGCCGGCCGGCTTCAAACCAGCGACCTTGAGCTTGGCCGCGATGTAGATGGCTGCTTCATCGTTGCCCTTCGTCCCGGACCCGCGCCCGGCCAGCTCGTCCGAGGCCAGATACCGGACATGCTCCCGGAGTTCTGCCGCAGTGATGGCTGCCGGGTTGGTCTGCGCTGCCACGGGCAGGGTAGCCGCGCACAGCAGCAATATCAGCAGGGTGTTCTTCACAAGGTATCCTTGGTTGTCAGTGGTGGTCGTGCTTCTTGTGCGTAACCGAATCTGTGACCCAGTCGGCGATGAAAAGATTCGTCTCACCCCGCACCTTCGCGCCACGGTTGGACGCGAACACCAGCTTCTTCCCATCGCGGGTGAACATCGGGAAACCATCAAACGTCTCGTTGAAGGTGATGCGGGTAAGTCCTTGTCCATCAACACCTATCATATACAGATCAAAGTTTCTTCCACGTGTATCCGAAAGGTTGGAGGCAAAGATGATGTGCTTATTGTCCGGGTGGAAGAACGGTGCAAAATTCGCCGCACCGTTGTTGGTGATCTGGCGGCGCCCCGAACCGTCGGCGTTCATGACGAACAACTCCATCCTGGAAGGCTTCACAAGATCCGATGCCAGTAACCCCTTGTACGTCGCCGCGGATGCGCTGTCCGCCTGGTGCCACGCGCGGTACACGATCGTTGCCCCATCCCACGAGTAGAATGCCCCGCCGTCATACCCCAATTCGTTCGTCAACCTGCGGATATCGCTTCCATCGGTCTTCATCGAATACAGATCGAGGTCTCCGTCACGCGTGGAAGTGAAGACGATCCGGTCTCCGCGGGGAGATACCGTTGCTTCAGCGTCGTACCCGGGAGCCGCCGCAAGAGGCGTGATGCCGCTGCCATCGAGACGCGCGGTGTAGATGTCGTAGGACGGATAGATCGCCCAGACATATCCCTGGGAGTGGTCCGGCACCGGCGGACAATCCGCGCTTGCGGCATGGGTCGAAGCAAACAGAATGGTCGTGTCCCCGGGGAGGAAATAGCCGCAGGTCGTCCTGCCGGTTCCGGTGCTGACCATCGAGAAGGAAGCATCGGCGAGGTTCATGACGTACTGAGCATCGCATGTGCGGGGAGCGTGCGTCGCTTGAAAGATCAGCCTGGTCTCGTCAAAAGAGAAGTAGCCTTCAGCGTTCTCGCCGCCAAAGGTGAGCTGACGGATGTTGGCCAGGTGGGTCTCGCCGGGAAGCAGTGCAGGTGATTGCGCGGTGGCGACCGGCACGTGGAGCGAACAGAGGGTGAGCGAGGCCAGCATCATCAGGTGCCGGACAGCTGTGCGCGTCCCGGAGCGAAGCGGCAGTACAGGCATGGGCGTCAATGAACGTTGTGGATGGTCACGTGAATGACTCAATATACTCTCACAGGGGGTGAGTTGCAAGGTTATTGACATTCGGAGCCGGTGTGGATATATTTAATATTCCCATGACGACCGCACGACGAGGAAACTATGTCCCTGAGAGAAAAGATCGCTGAAGATATGAAAACCGCCATGAAAAGCGGTCAAACCCGCCGCCTCGAAACGCTACGCTCGATCAAGGCGGCCATGCTGGAAAAAGAGATCTCGATGCGTGGTGGTCCCACGCAGATGTCCCCTGAGGATGAGCTCGGCGTGGTCATGAGCGCTGCCAAGCGCCGGAAAGAATCGATCGAGATGTTCGCCCAGGGCGGGAGGCAGGACCTTGTCGCGGAGGAAACGGAAGAACTCGCGATCATCCAGGAGTATCTCCCGAAACAGCTCGGCCGTCCGGAGATCGAAGCCATCGTCCGCGACGTGATCGCGCAGACCGGAGCGAAGTCCGCCGCCGACTTCGGCAAGGTGATGCCCCTGACGATGAAGCAGTTGAAAGGGAAGGCCGACGGCAAACTGATCCAGGACATCGTGAAGGAGCTCCTCGCTGGAGCCTGAGCGGATGGGTCCCTTCGACATCGCCATTGAGAAACTGGAATTCGTCAGGGTGCGGCAGCGTGTCGCGCGCTATGCCGTGTCCGATGCAGCCAGGGACTTGATCGAGAACACGCCTCCTCTCGGAGATGCTGATGCGGTCAGGGCCGAACTGGGGCGCGTCACTGCACTCAAGCGTCTCCTGGAGGTTGAAGATTCGCTCCCCCTCGAAGGGATGCAGCATATCCGTCCGGCTGTGCAGAAAGCCGGCGTCGAGGGGAGCATTCTCACCCCCCGCGAGCTGTCACAGGTGGGCAGCACCCTCCGCGCCTCGCGTATCCTCCGCTCCTCGGTGCACAAGCGGCGCGACGCCCATCCGGCCGTTTGGGAACTCGTGGAGGCCTTGCCGTTCGACAAGGTTCTCGAATTCAACATCGACCAGGCCATCGATGAGACCGGAGCCGTACGCGCCACGGCCTCACGCGAGCTGCAATCCATCCGGCGCGCGATCGCGGACCGGTACGACGACCTCCGCAAACGGCTGGAGTCGGTCCTGCGCGGCGTCTCTGATCTCGGCTTCAGCCAGGATGAGATCATCACCACCCGTGAAGGGCGGATGGTGATCCCCGTGAAGGTGGAGCACAAGAAACGCGTTCCGGGATTCATCCATAGCGCCTCTTCCAGCGGCGCAACGGTGTTCATCGAGCCGACGGAAACGCTGGAGCTGAACAACGAGATCAGGAGCCTTCAATTCCAGGAGCAGCGCGAGATCGAGCGCATCCTGCGCGAACTCACCGTGGCCGTCGGCGCGCAGAAGCCGGCTCTCCTCCGCATGGTCGAGGTCCTGGCCACCGTGGACGTCTTGCAGGCGAAAGCGAAGTATTCCATCGAGGTCCTTGGCGTTGAGCCACGCGTAGATGATGCCGGTGTCGTGCACCTCCGTGACGCGCGCCACCCGCTGCTGATCGCGAATCATGGCCGGCAGGGGACCATCCCGCTGGACCTCGACCTGGGAGGGTCGTACACGACGCTCCTCATCAGCGGTCCCAATGCGGGCGGCAAGAGCGTTGCGCTCAAATGCCTCGGCGTCTTCGCGCTCATGACGCAAAGCGGGATGCATATCCCGGCACGGGAAGATGCCGTGATGCCGGTCTTTGCGAATATGTTCGTGGATATCGGAGACGAGCAATCGATCGAGAGCGATCTCAGCACGTTCAGCTCGCATCTCACGAATCTCAAGACCATCGTACGCGGCGCAACTTCCCGCAGCCTCGTGCTGATCGATGAGATCGGCACAGGCACGGATCCCGCGGAAGGCGGCGCACTCGCCGCGGCAGTGCTCGAGCGTCTGACGCACATCAGAGCCCTCACGATCGCGACAACGCACCACGGCGCACTGAAGATGTTCGCACATGAAACGCCGGGGATCGAGAACGGCGCGATGGAATTCGACCAGAAGACGCTCGCGCCAACATACCGCTTCCGGCCGGGCGTGCCCGGAAGCAGTTATGCCCTGGAGATGGCCGACCGGCTCGGCTTCCCGACGGATCTCATGGAGCGGTCCCGTATCCTGCTCGGGGGCGATCATATGCGCCTCGATACGCTGCTCCAGGAACTGGAGGCCTCGGCCCAGGAACACCGTGAGACCTCGGAACGCCTCAAGAGTGAACGTGCGCGTGCTGAAGCACTCGTCACCGAGCACACGACAAAACTCGCCGCACTCACGAAGGAATCGCGCGAACTGAAACGCAAGGCCGCCGAAGACGCGCGTGCCATCGTGGAGCGTGCGAATGCGACGATCGAACAGGCGGTGAAGGCGATCCGCGAACAGCATGCATCGCGCGAGGTGGTGCGCGAAGCACGATCACAGGTCTCTGCCGTGCGGGCCGCGATCGAGGAGATAGCACACCTTCCCGATCCGGAACCCGTTGCGGATCCCTCGCCCGAAGGCCCGTTGAAGGCCGGCATGACGGTGATCCTGAGCGGGAAGACGGAAGCGGGAGAGATCGAAGCCATCTCCGCGGATGGCCGCACCGCAACGGTGGTGTTCGGGATCGTGCGGATGCGCGTCCCCGTTCATGACCTCGAGGCCACCCGGAAACGAAAAGCCACACGCCCAACGCCATCGTCGTCCTACCTTGAGAAACCGGAGGAGGTCGAACGGGAATTGGACCTGCGCGGGATGACCGGCGATGAAGCCCTTCCTCTGGTCGACAAGTTCATCGACGCGGCGATCCTTGCCGGGCTGCACCGCGTGGATGTGATCCACGGCAAGGGGACCGGCGCCCTTCGCCGGCGCGTGACGGAATTCCTGGCGAACCACCCGCGGGTGCGCTCGTACCGCCTCGGTGAGTGGAACGAAGGCGGCACCGGTGCCACGGTGGTGGAACTCGCGGACCAATGACATGACAACGAAGCGCCCCATACGAACGGTGTTGATCGCGAACCGCGGAGAGATCGCGGTGCGGATCATCCGTACCTGTCGCGAGATGGGGATCCGGACGGTCGCGGTGTATTCCGATGCCGACCGGATGAGTCCGCACGTGCTGATGGCCGACGCCGCGTACCGGCTGGGTCCGCCTCCTGCACGCGAGAGCTATCTCCGGATGGATGTGCTTCTTGCCGTGGCCCGCGAGTCCGGCACCGATGCCGTGCATCCGGGCTATGGTTTTCTCTCCGAGAACGCTGCGTTCGCGGCGGCTGTGCAAGATGCCGGACTCATCTGGATCGGGCCGCCGGCAAGCGCCATCCGCGCGATGGGGGACAAGACGGCGGCGCGCGCGCTCATGACCAAAGCAGGTGTGCCCACGGTTCCCGGGACCGACGGGCCCGTGGGGTCACGTGAGGAGGCCGAAGCGTTCTGCCGGACGGCGGGGTTTCCCGTCCTGATCAAAGCCGCCGCCGGCGGTGGAGGCAAGGGGATGCGCGTGGTGCAGACCGGAGCCGAACTCGCCGGGTCGCTGGAGCAGGCACAGTCGGAAGCCCGGTCGGCCTTCGGGGATGCGCGGGTCTACATCGAACGCTACCTTGAACAGCCACGTCATATCGAATTCCAGATACTCGCCGATGCGCATGGTGCCGTGATCCACCTCGGCGAGCGCGAATGCTCCATCCAGCGCCGCCACCAGAAGGTGGTGGAAGAGAGCCCGTCCGTTGTCCTCGATGAAGCGCTGCGCCACACCATGGGGCAGACCGCGGTCCGTGCCGCACAGGCATGCGGGTATGTGAGCGCAGGAACGATCGAGTTCCTCGTGGATCGGGACCGCAGGTTCTATTTCCTCGAGATGAATACACGCCTGCAGGTGGAACATCCGATCACGGAACTCCGTACAGGATCGGATCTGGTCCGCGAGCAGATCCGGATCGCCTCCGGCGAACCGCTCGGGATCACGCAGGACGATGTACGGTTTTCGGGACATGCCATCGAATGCCGCATTTGTGCAGAAGACCCCGCCAACGGCTTCCTGCCTTCCACAGGCAGGATCACCCGCCTCCGGGCTCCGGCGGGTCCGGGCGTCCGCGAGGACCGCGGCGTGAACGAAGGCGGTGAGGTTTCTGTCTACTACGACCCGATGATCGCCAAGTTGATCGTGTGGGCAAAGGACCGACGGGCTGCGATCGAGCGCATGCGTCGGGCGCTGGCGGAGTATGAGGTCGAGGGTGTCACAACGAATATCCCGGCATGCAATTTCGTCCTCGCTCATCCGTCATTTGAGACTGGGACGTACGATACGGGATTCTTCCAGCGCTGGTACCGTCCGGAGGAGCAGCCCGGGCCGGAACAAGGCGAAGCCGAAGCCATGGCACTCCTTGCGGTATGGTTGGAGCGGAATGGAGACCTGGCATCAGGGAGCGGCGAGATCTCTGGCAGCGGAGTTGTGGTTTCTCCCGCCTCGCCCGCAGGCAGGGAAGGATGGAAGGCCGGGCGGATACGGGCGCTGCGGGGAGGTGCCGCATGAACGCCATCCGCTATGACGTGGAGGTTGGCGGTGCGAGGATCCCGGTCGATGCTGATCCTGAAAAGGGCATCTGCCTTGCAGATACGGGCCGAACTGCGGATATTGTACCTGTGGATGGGGAAAGCTGGTCGGTGATCCTGGGAGGCCGTTCGTACACCCTCCACGTGAAAAGGACCGCCGATGCATTGCGGATGCGTGGCCGCGGTCCCGAAGTGGCGGTGCAGATGGAATCGGAGCGGTCACGCCTCTTGAAGCTTGCCGGCGCATCCGCGCCCAGGCCGGAGCATGGAACGCGGATATCCGCCCCCATGCCGGCGCTTGTGATGCGGATCGAGGTGACGGCCGGCCAGGAGGTGGCAGCAGGCCAGGGCCTTATCGTGCTTGAAGCCATGAAGATGGAGAATGAGATACGGGCCCCTCGTGCGGGCAGGATCGCCTCAGTGCCAGCAAGAGTTGGGAGCCCTGTTGAGAAAGGTGAAGTACTGGTCATACTCGAATGAAGATCTCTAAGCTTTCCTATTCTATACTCTTAGTATTGATCGCCTTGGGTGGAATGGAGCATTCAGCGAACGCTGGTGGATTCCAGTCCGGGGCACCCACGGCTCGTGCGCTCGGGCTCGGTGGGGCAGCGACCGCGCTCATCGGTGATCAAGCGGGTGTCTTTTCCAACACCGCCTCGTTGTCCTTCATGCGTGGGACGAATCTCGCACTGGGGGCAACCGTGACGATGCCAGAGTATCAGTTCAGCGGCGTGCTCCCGTCCACGGCAACGAGCAAGATGAATCCCCAATCGATGTTCCCTCCGAGCGTATCCCTCTCGCACACGTTCGCGAATGGACTCGGGATCGGCATCTCAGCGAGCATCCCGTATCAGATCAAGACAAACTGGGGAGAGAGTTGGGTGGGGAGCCCCATCGTCATCTCCTCTGAGATACGGGGAGTGCAGGTGTCACCCGGCGTCGCGTTCAAGATCGGAAAAAACCTGGCTGCGGCGTTAGGCATTCAGGCGACCTTTGTCCGGATGGACCATTCGCGTCGGTATGGTGATGTGCCGGATGCGCAGACCGGTATATTTCCCACGATGTCAATGACCGGAAGCGCTGATGTGGCCTATGGTTTCGACATCGGCCTGATGTATTCTCCAGGCGATGCTTTTTCGCTCGGTCTGGCGCTCAGGAGCAAGACGACCGCGGAGATCATCAACGGCACGGTGACGTATACCGGCGACATAGGGGAGCCGTCTTCGAACTCCGGTGGCGGCACAAGCTTCGCAACGACCCTGACGCTGCCTGAGAGGGTCCGTGCCGGATTCATGCTCCGCCCCCTGGATGCATTCCTGGTCACAGGAGATGTGGAGTATACGCGGTGGTCCGGGGTCAAGGGTGTGACCATCCGGCTCGGGTCACCGGTCTCCACCAGGCTGATCGATCAGTCTGGCTGGAAGGATGTGCTTGCGTACCGCGCAGGCGTGGAATTCACCATCGCGGACGTCACGTTGCGGGGTGGCCTTGGCGTCGAGCCTTCGCCGGTGCCCGATGCTGAATTGCGGCCTTCGTTGCCTGACGCGAGCGGTTTTCGTTATAGCGTCGGGGTCGGGTACGCCGTCGAGGACGGACTCGTTCTTGATCTCGGACTGCAGGTGGAGCGGTATGCGGACCGGACCATCACCGATTCGCACGTCCTGTATGGCACAGACAAGTATTTCAATGGTACCTATGCGATGTCGAGCACGATCTTCGCCCTCACACTCAGCTATTCCTGGAAATGAACATGAGCACTCCCGTCAATTTCCCCGGTGAACCGGAATCCACCCTTGCCTCGGCCCAGCAGCACGGCCTGACGGAGGAGGAGTACGGGAAGATCCTCAGCATTCTCGGGCGGGTTCCGACGTACACCGAACTCGGGATCTACAGTGTGATGTGGAGTGAGCACTGCAGTTACAAGAACTCGATCGCGCAGATCAAGACGCTGCCGCGCAGTGGCGGCCGTCTGCTTGTCGGTGCCGGAGAAGAGAATGCCGGTCTCGTGGATATCGGGGACGGACTCGCGGTCGCGTTCAAGATCGAAAGCCACAACCATCCGTCGGCGGTCGAGCCATACCAGGGAGCGGCGACAGGTGTAGGCGGGATCATGCGCGACATCTTCACCATGGGTGCGAGGCCGATCGCAGCCCTCAACTCGCTGCGGTTCGGCTCGCTCGAGAGCGCGCGGACGCGCCATCTGGTGGATGGTGTTGTGCGTGGGATTGGTGACTACGGCAATAGCTTCGGCGTTCCCACGGTCGCGGGGGAAGTGTATTTCGACCCCTGCTATCATGACAACCCTCTGGTGAATGCGATGTCGGTCGGCGTCGTCAAGCATGGTGCCTGGGCAAGTGCCGTGGCCAAGGGTGCCGGGAATCCCATGATGATCGTGGGATCCTCGACCGGCCGCGATGGCATTCACGGGGCGACGTTCGCCTCGGAAGAGATCTCGGAAGCATCGGAGAAGAAGCGGCCCTCCGTGCAGGTGGGTGATCCGTTCACCGAGAAGCTGCTCCTCGAGGCGACACTCGAGGCGATCCGGTCCGGATTCGTCGTCGGCATTCAGGACATGGGGGCCGCGGGGATCACGTGCTCGACATCCGAGATGAGCGCGAAAGGGAAGTGCGGGATGCGGATCGACCTGGACAAGGTTCCGGCCCGCGAGACGGGGATGAGCGCGTACGAATTGATGCTTTCGGAATCGCAGGAGCGGATGCTGGTCTGTGTCGAACGGGGACACGAGGCGAAGGTCCGTGCGATCTTCGAAAAGTGGGATCTGCACGCCGAGATCATCGGGGAGGTCATCGATGAGGACCGGTTGTACATCTCGTACCGGGGAAAGCTCGTGGCGGACCTTCCTCCGGAGACCCTGGTCCTCGGTGGCGGTGCTCCCGTCTATATCCGTGAGGCGATCAGGCCCGACTACCTCGACAGCGTGAACGCCCTGGATCTTGCGTCCGTGCCGGAGCCCGTGGATCCGGCCGCGGTCCTGTTGGCCTTGATGGCGGCACCGGACATAGCCTCGAAGCGCTGGGTGTACGAGCAATACGACAGCATGGTGCGGACGAACAACGTCGTAATGACCGGAGGTGATGCGGCTGTAGTCTATGTCAAAGAAGGACATAAGGGCCTCGCGGTAAAGACAGATTGCAATGGCCGGTATGTGTATTTGAATCCGCGCCGGGGAGCGCAGATCGCCGTAGCCGAATCGGCAAGGAACGTGGCGTGCACAGGGGCAACGCCGGTCGCGGTCACGAACTGCTTGAATTTCGGCAATCCATACAAACCGGGTGTCTACTGGCAGTTCAAGGAGGCCATTGCAGGGATTGGCGAGGCGTGCCGGGTGTTTGACACGCCGGTGACGGGCGGGAATGTCAGCTTTTATAACGAGAGCCCCACGGCGAGCGTCTATCCGACGCCCGTTATTGGGATGCTCGGGGTTCTCGATGACATCCGGCGTTCGACACGCGCCGCATTCCTGCATCCAGGGCGTGACGTGCTTCTTCTTGGTGTCACGCGCGGGCATCTTGGTGGTTCAACGTACCTCGCCGCGATCCATGGCAGAGTGGCTGGAGATGCTCCGGCCCTGGATCTTCATGAGGAGGCCCGGCTGTACAAGGTCCTTGCCGAGCTTGCGGATGGTGGCTTGATCGAGTCGGCGCATGATTGTGCCGATGGTGGGCTTGCGGTGGCGCTTGCAGAGGGCTGTATCATCGACGAAAGCAGCAAGGTCGGGGTTACGGTGCGACTCGAAGCAGCAGGCCTTCGCGTGGATCAGCTGCTCTTTGGAGAGGACCAATCGCGGGTGGTGTTGAGCTGCAGGCCCGAGGAAACATCTGCGGTGTGCGCGTGTGCGAAGAAGCACGACATCACGTGTACGAAGATCGGGACCACGGGTGGAGATGGGCTGGTGATAGAGGGGATACTTGACGTACCGGCGGAGGAGCTGGCGCACGCATACTACGGATCCATCGCCTCAAAGATGAAGCAGCCCACTTAACATAATACACATTATATGAAAGAGTGACCGTCCAGGCAGGTGCAATATCACGGCTTCCGCTTGCCACCGATCACTTTCAGCACACCCGCCTCGATCCCGACCCGGACGCCATGTACCTCTCGCCCGACGATCTCTCCGTCTGCATGCACGTTGAATTTGTCTGAGGATGTGGCTT
Above is a window of Ignavibacteriota bacterium DNA encoding:
- a CDS encoding biotin/lipoyl-binding protein, with protein sequence MNAIRYDVEVGGARIPVDADPEKGICLADTGRTADIVPVDGESWSVILGGRSYTLHVKRTADALRMRGRGPEVAVQMESERSRLLKLAGASAPRPEHGTRISAPMPALVMRIEVTAGQEVAAGQGLIVLEAMKMENEIRAPRAGRIASVPARVGSPVEKGEVLVILE
- a CDS encoding flavin reductase — translated: MERSSPIEVIPYALWICSTGGAGHVSSIVVTWVTQLSFSPQLIGMSLETGSEFLGQVRNNGSFTLAMLPREGGKDIAKRIMKAGAMPLPPAFAELFRTDSSWYGAPHGALGALRCTVSALTPTGDHTLVTGTVLGEERWIEGNPLHLSDTGWRYTKPGAEAPPTPSQD
- the accC gene encoding acetyl-CoA carboxylase biotin carboxylase subunit, giving the protein MTTKRPIRTVLIANRGEIAVRIIRTCREMGIRTVAVYSDADRMSPHVLMADAAYRLGPPPARESYLRMDVLLAVARESGTDAVHPGYGFLSENAAFAAAVQDAGLIWIGPPASAIRAMGDKTAARALMTKAGVPTVPGTDGPVGSREEAEAFCRTAGFPVLIKAAAGGGGKGMRVVQTGAELAGSLEQAQSEARSAFGDARVYIERYLEQPRHIEFQILADAHGAVIHLGERECSIQRRHQKVVEESPSVVLDEALRHTMGQTAVRAAQACGYVSAGTIEFLVDRDRRFYFLEMNTRLQVEHPITELRTGSDLVREQIRIASGEPLGITQDDVRFSGHAIECRICAEDPANGFLPSTGRITRLRAPAGPGVREDRGVNEGGEVSVYYDPMIAKLIVWAKDRRAAIERMRRALAEYEVEGVTTNIPACNFVLAHPSFETGTYDTGFFQRWYRPEEQPGPEQGEAEAMALLAVWLERNGDLASGSGEISGSGVVVSPASPAGREGWKAGRIRALRGGAA
- a CDS encoding PD40 domain-containing protein — translated: MMLASLTLCSLHVPVATAQSPALLPGETHLANIRQLTFGGENAEGYFSFDETRLIFQATHAPRTCDAQYVMNLADASFSMVSTGTGRTTCGYFLPGDTTILFASTHAASADCPPVPDHSQGYVWAIYPSYDIYTARLDGSGITPLAAAPGYDAEATVSPRGDRIVFTSTRDGDLDLYSMKTDGSDIRRLTNELGYDGGAFYSWDGATIVYRAWHQADSASAATYKGLLASDLVKPSRMELFVMNADGSGRRQITNNGAANFAPFFHPDNKHIIFASNLSDTRGRNFDLYMIGVDGQGLTRITFNETFDGFPMFTRDGKKLVFASNRGAKVRGETNLFIADWVTDSVTHKKHDHH
- a CDS encoding GatB/YqeY domain-containing protein — protein: MSLREKIAEDMKTAMKSGQTRRLETLRSIKAAMLEKEISMRGGPTQMSPEDELGVVMSAAKRRKESIEMFAQGGRQDLVAEETEELAIIQEYLPKQLGRPEIEAIVRDVIAQTGAKSAADFGKVMPLTMKQLKGKADGKLIQDIVKELLAGA
- a CDS encoding endonuclease MutS2 → MGPFDIAIEKLEFVRVRQRVARYAVSDAARDLIENTPPLGDADAVRAELGRVTALKRLLEVEDSLPLEGMQHIRPAVQKAGVEGSILTPRELSQVGSTLRASRILRSSVHKRRDAHPAVWELVEALPFDKVLEFNIDQAIDETGAVRATASRELQSIRRAIADRYDDLRKRLESVLRGVSDLGFSQDEIITTREGRMVIPVKVEHKKRVPGFIHSASSSGATVFIEPTETLELNNEIRSLQFQEQREIERILRELTVAVGAQKPALLRMVEVLATVDVLQAKAKYSIEVLGVEPRVDDAGVVHLRDARHPLLIANHGRQGTIPLDLDLGGSYTTLLISGPNAGGKSVALKCLGVFALMTQSGMHIPAREDAVMPVFANMFVDIGDEQSIESDLSTFSSHLTNLKTIVRGATSRSLVLIDEIGTGTDPAEGGALAAAVLERLTHIRALTIATTHHGALKMFAHETPGIENGAMEFDQKTLAPTYRFRPGVPGSSYALEMADRLGFPTDLMERSRILLGGDHMRLDTLLQELEASAQEHRETSERLKSERARAEALVTEHTTKLAALTKESRELKRKAAEDARAIVERANATIEQAVKAIREQHASREVVREARSQVSAVRAAIEEIAHLPDPEPVADPSPEGPLKAGMTVILSGKTEAGEIEAISADGRTATVVFGIVRMRVPVHDLEATRKRKATRPTPSSSYLEKPEEVERELDLRGMTGDEALPLVDKFIDAAILAGLHRVDVIHGKGTGALRRRVTEFLANHPRVRSYRLGEWNEGGTGATVVELADQ
- a CDS encoding PDZ domain-containing protein; its protein translation is MTLGIVPDVGESSTGMKVSGVRPNGAGEKAGLKAGDILIAMGGKKIMNIYDYMGMLGELKAGDEVMLEVNRDGKVVQLKAVMQKRN
- a CDS encoding M28 family peptidase yields the protein MKNTLLILLLCAATLPVAAQTNPAAITAAELREHVRYLASDELAGRGSGTKGNDEAAIYIAAKLKVAGLKPAGINNTYFQPFEFVSAVKLGDKNTAELEGPAGDRSLKVDVDFRPFGFSGSAAVEGPLVFVGYGVAAPEKQYDDFAGIDVKGKVVVMFRYGPDGASPRSEFQRHTGLRNKARVARDKGAVAMILINGPADEGEDGLYKLALDQGAGSSGIVAVSMKRDLLEPYFRAAGWPLKVLQDTMRAQLQPKSFELKDCSASFDISVNRVSSQTSNIVAYIEGNDPLLKDEVIVLGAHMDHLGMGGPGSGSMVPDTLAIHNGADDNASGTASLLELAQAIGSQAATVRRSYVFAFFSGEELGTLGSQAYVSMPFFPLAQTIAMLNMDMVGRLQNKALSIGGTGTSTIWPGLITRHSADTTFSITMNPDGFGPSDHASFYGKDVPVLFFFTGTHDDYHKPSDDAEKINFAGHEKITKLVNAIVSDLDTMSARPPLCVSRSRQQAVAVEVATAGASP